From Apis mellifera strain DH4 linkage group LG5, Amel_HAv3.1, whole genome shotgun sequence, the proteins below share one genomic window:
- the LOC113218759 gene encoding uncharacterized protein LOC113218759: protein MAVTRLRKYTCFIFYIITMININKCYTQSQYMDDSDYKDLKFYEDMPINYIENFDKDHMDMIQDDFYILSNFEDANLQNNLYFHKNNLQIPFETNSDSFKKKSSVEHLEWYKPEKIYRYTKHRIPGYDYEELDYMITKNFQQCDERSIWTHCLCQFTCSEPDMVDCYTPCKSGCECKEEYVFDEKTQQCLLPEQCFPKEDNFYIT, encoded by the exons ATGGCAGTGACtagattaagaaaatatacttgtttcattttttatattataacaatgataaatattaataagtgtTATACACAATCGC aatatatggATGATTCTGactataaagatttaaaattttatgaagatatgccaattaattatattgaaaactttGATAAAGATCATATGGATATGATTCAagacgatttttatattttaagcaaTTTTGAAGATGCTAACTTACAAAACAATCTTtactttcataaaaataatcttcaaatACCGTTTGAAACTAACAGTGattcgttcaaaaaaaaatcatcagtTGAACACTTAGAATGGTATAAacctgaaaaaatatatcgatatacgaAACATCGAATTCCTGGATACGATTATGAAGAACTTGATTATatgattacaaaaaattttcaacaatgtgATGAAAGATCCATTTGGACCCATTGTCTTTGTCAATTCACGTGTTCTGAACCAGATATGGTAGATTGTTATACACCATGTAAAAGTGGATGCGAATGCAAAGAAGAATAtgtttttgatgaaaaaacaCAACAATGTTTGTTACCAGAACAATGTTTTCcaaaagaagataatttttatatcacataa
- the LOC409153 gene encoding zinc finger protein 423-like, translating to MAVSNKWENACRLCSEEKNEMLSIFGNEGVQRKVAQKLRACLPVLVYKTDPLPKQICQFCAARLDDVYEFREYCLSVYKSMYLKLLAYKDIESVQIYLEAMKNSPDPCQSQLWREKARAPPPLVPLPVSLPIESPSISIDINQDHQNSCMESLPELPCEVEIKEMTTESILETDVSAYESSHKNCIENELYDKLNIIVNHNTNLLKNENNVSRQKIKEEEKRTSILEQVLTGSLTMNDRKDLNSETKLSSKWWCTPCNSYYKTKESLMKHMQLHCPRKYNCRKCSACFELVEDLAKHEATNHLKVTLDFDRSVIDCDQCDRQFVSWEMLKKHRLRDHLTQINEIGINTWCSLCNRFFPSTEAYQSHIQLHEVSNSTKTLQLTNQQSIKILKNEESSKEVKREHFTDTTKSLTCPTCGKICTQQSALSNHMRTHEPKRHKCDICGRSFGLFIRLAAHRMSEHSQEPTVSLVMTSVEQEEALNAEREAKEAKEARTRAKTRTYSEMMEDIPNHENLPSKRNVPLNTNAFKNVARCGICLQWFSDHTTMLTHLRTHSDNYTCKNFTCHICKKSFKEKWQLFRHEVSHKRNESTSMYICTVCNKSFVDKNIYKTHQKSHIIDKTYHCSKCNKIFFKEVSLLTHQCSAETVLGKKGVSSKTSQKSMSVSNSKKYKCTKCNASFSSFQSKNSHMRIHMESSYTMVRKQDLKKESKKEEKEEEEEEEDEAMPKLIPETSLEYSISPIEPKIEINEESAPPPIKRTLIKTMGGYRCGVCQSPFVLRELAVAHLRSAHPLMPYQCPYCKKRFTTQYTFTHHIKTDHPDEHEN from the exons atggcTGTGTCTAACAAGTGGGAGAATGCTTGTAGATTATGTtcagaagagaaaaatgaaatgttatcAATTTTTGGTAATGAAGGTGTACAACGTAAAGTAGCACAAAAATTACGTGCTTGTCTGCCAGTCTTAGTATACAAAACCGATCCACTGCCAAAGCAAATATGTCAGTTCTGTGCCGCAAGGCTGGATGATGTTTATGAATTTAGAGAATATTGTTTGAGTGTTTACAAAAGTatgtatttgaaattgttagCATATAAGGATATTGAATCTGTTCAGATTTATTTAGAAGCAATGAAAAATTCTCCTGATCCTTGTCAG tcTCAATTATGGAGAGAAAAGGCTAGAGCACCACCACCTTTGGTACCTTTGCCAGTTTCACTGCCAATTGAAAGTCCATCAATATCAATAGATATTAATCAAGACCATCAAAATAGTTGCATGGAATCATTACCTGAATTACCATGTGAAGTAGAAATCAAAGAAATGACTACAGAATCAATATTAGAAACAGATGTTAGTGCATATGAATCATcacataaaaattgtatagaaaatgagttatatgataaattaaatataatagtaaatcataatacaaatttattaaaaaatgaaaataatgtctcaagacaaaaaataaaggaggaagaaaaaagaactagTATTTTAGAACAAGTACTGACAGGTAGTTTAACAATGAATGACAGAAAAGATTTAAACtcagaaacaaaattatcatctAAATGGTGGTGTACTCCTTGCAATAGTTACTATAA aacaaAGGAAAGCTTAATGAAACATATGCAGTTACACTGtccaagaaaatataattgtagaaAATGTTCTGCTTGCTTTGAATTGGTAGAAGATTTAGCTAAACATGAAGCTACTAATCACTTGAAAGTAACATTAGACTTTGATAGAAGTGTTATAGATTGTGATCAATGTGATAGACAATTTGTGAGTTGGGAAATGTTAAAGAAACACAGATTACGTGATCATTTAactcaaataaatgaaattgggATCAATACATGGTGCTCCTTATGTAATAg atttttcccAAGTACAGAAGCCTATCAAAGTCACATTCAATTGCATGAAGTCAGTAATTCAACAAAAACATTACAATTGACAAATCagcaatcaataaaaattctcaaaaacgAAGAATCTTCAAAAGAAGTGAAAAGAGAACATTTTACAGATACTACTAAATCACTTACATGTCCTACTTGtggaaaa atttgtaCTCAACAAAGTGCATTATCAAATCATATGCGTACTCACGAACCAAAAAGACATAAATGTGATATATGCGGTCGATCTTTTGGACTTTTTATACGTTTAGCGGCACATAGAATGAGTGAACATAGTCAAGAACCTACAGTGTCACTTGTAATGACCAGTGTTGAACAAGAAGAAGCATTAAATGCTGAAAGGGAAGCTAAAGAAGCGAAAGAAGCCAGAACTCGTGCAAAAACTAGAACATATTCAGAg atgATGGAAGATATTCCTAATCATGAAAATTTACCATCGAAAAGAAATGTTCCATTAAATACTAatgcatttaaaaatgttgCAAGATGTGGTATTTGTTTACAATGGTTTAGTGATCATACTACAATGTTAACGCATTTACGAACACATTCAGACAATTATACTTGCAAAAATTTCACTTGTCACATAtgtaaaaaatctttcaaagaaAAGTGGCAATTATTTAGACATGAG GTATCCCATAAACGAAATGAATCGACATCAATGTACATATGCACAGTATGTAACAAATCATTTGtagacaaaaatatatacaaaacgcATCAAAAATCTCACATTATTGATAAAACATATCATTGttcaaaatgtaataaaatatttttcaaagaagtaTCTCTATTAACACATCAATGTTCGGCAGAAACTGTGCTCGGTAAAAAAGGTGTTTCCTCAAAAACTTCACAAAAATCTATGTCAGTTAGTAAcagcaaaaaatataaatgtaccaAATGCAATGCCTCTTTCAGTAGTTTTCAATCTAAAAATTCTCATATGAGAATACACATGGAAAGTTCATATACAATG GTGCGAAAAcaagatttaaagaaagaatcaaaaaaagaagaaaaagaagaagaagaagaagaagaagacgaagctATGCCAAAATTAATTCCTGAAACATCATTGGAATATTCCATATCTCCTATTGAaccgaaaatagaaataaatgaagaaagtgCACCACCTCCGATTAAACGAACTTTAATCAAGACAATGGGCgg gTATCGATGTGGAGTATGTCAATCTCCATTTGTTTTACGAGAATTAGCTGTTGCACATTTAAGATCTGCACATCCTCTGATGCCATATCAATGTCCTTATTGTAAAAAACGATTTACTACGCAATATACATTTACCCATCATATTAAAACAGATCATCCTGACGAACACGAGAATTGA